One window of Methanothermobacter tenebrarum genomic DNA carries:
- a CDS encoding TldD/PmbA family protein yields the protein MYNIAEKTFKEAIKHAQNVEIYMQKEKTLEVNIQRDKIDLAKEQQLTGLGLRVIEGKRMGFSYTTDMNRIEETIKMAISNLRANEPDENFKFSKPAHYPRVKKIYDKSFHDLEITDAHRFAERMIHKVFDEGCEPTSGGFTASHLQTLLLNSNGIETEYKSTGFSAHISVNAKKGNLKSTAYESDASCLMSLEPEKISKTACRIAKDSIGGERIKTDDMSILLDYHAINGILGTFTSAINADNVQRGRSYLADKIGEKIANPNMNIYDDGRITGGLYSAPIDDEGTPSQRTPIIEKGVLKNFIYDLYTASKGKVESTGNGIRPSFSNIPTVSTTNIILDFQDKIKIEDIKKGMLITDVLGAHTANPISGDFSLEANNPFLIEKGEIKYPIKKAMISGNLFSILKQIKMIDSKIRQIGTFITPRILIETIRVIGG from the coding sequence TTGTATAATATAGCAGAAAAAACATTCAAAGAAGCCATTAAACACGCCCAGAACGTTGAAATATACATGCAAAAAGAGAAAACATTAGAAGTCAACATCCAAAGGGATAAAATAGACCTTGCAAAGGAACAACAATTAACAGGCCTCGGCCTAAGGGTCATAGAAGGTAAAAGGATGGGCTTCTCCTACACCACAGACATGAACCGTATAGAAGAAACCATAAAAATGGCAATCTCTAATCTGAGGGCGAATGAACCAGATGAAAATTTTAAATTTTCCAAACCAGCACATTATCCCCGTGTGAAGAAAATCTATGATAAAAGCTTCCATGACCTTGAGATTACTGATGCCCATAGATTCGCGGAGAGAATGATACATAAAGTTTTTGATGAAGGTTGCGAGCCCACCAGCGGAGGCTTCACAGCAAGCCACCTCCAAACACTCCTATTAAACTCCAATGGGATTGAAACAGAATACAAGAGCACAGGATTCTCCGCCCACATATCAGTTAACGCCAAAAAAGGCAACCTTAAATCCACAGCCTACGAATCCGACGCATCATGCCTAATGAGCCTAGAACCGGAAAAAATATCAAAGACCGCATGTAGGATAGCTAAAGATTCCATCGGAGGCGAAAGGATAAAAACAGATGACATGAGCATACTACTAGACTACCATGCCATAAACGGCATCCTCGGAACATTCACATCAGCAATAAACGCAGACAACGTCCAACGGGGAAGATCATACCTCGCGGACAAAATCGGAGAAAAAATAGCGAACCCAAACATGAACATATACGATGACGGGAGAATAACAGGAGGCCTCTATTCAGCCCCCATAGACGATGAAGGCACACCATCACAACGCACACCCATAATAGAAAAAGGCGTACTAAAAAATTTCATATACGATCTTTATACAGCCTCCAAGGGAAAAGTTGAAAGTACAGGTAATGGTATAAGACCATCATTCTCAAACATACCAACAGTTTCAACCACCAACATCATCCTAGACTTCCAGGACAAAATAAAAATTGAGGATATTAAAAAAGGCATGCTCATAACTGACGTTCTCGGCGCCCACACAGCCAACCCAATCTCCGGAGACTTCTCACTGGAAGCCAACAACCCATTCCTAATAGAAAAAGGGGAGATAAAATATCCAATAAAAAAAGCCATGATCTCAGGCAACCTATTCAGCATCCTAAAACAGATAAAAATGATAGACTCGAAGATAAGGCAAATAGGAACCTTCATAACACCAAGGATACTCATAGAAACCATAAGGGTCATCGGAGGATAA
- a CDS encoding DUF11 domain-containing protein — MKNIRKLAIIVSLLLIFLAIGTASAADDTPNTFINGTVTCCNSTEPIQGATVDVKSPTGSSIASNITGPDGTYNISFYSEDNTLIVSAIAPGHIIPTETINLDETRSAEVNFKLGTLTLTKGSWDTIGLDHNNPGTGPNQYLIQVRITNNALTTATNVTANLTWTTTNLYIDLAPGETPIKNLGDILAGATVDVFYLIEIQRTSLAYGASRNYTVTAAGTNTGTPDTITGTLYVEGLMSQNRNRIISITASNNTPAIGDIIAITMTSATASRYDIVNLPLAYDPRILQPLNVTTTYGTNTNNNIRLDSPGKTNFVSVWYFKVIGTGTTQLYGIITDQSGQSFHYNADYGTNVTITAEELADLGIIKVVNNTAPNLNELVNFTITITNYGPNNATGVIVEDLLPTGLLFQTATASKGTYTPANGTWNVGTLNYLETATLNIIARITQTGTIINRANVTSDITDPNPVNNNATATLNSPPASDLAIAKTVDKTEPYIGENILYTITVYNAGPDNNTGVVVTDLMPAGLQFLSYTASHGTYDNNTDTWTIGNLQAFETATLNILVRATTSGTFLNRASVTGDAYDPFTGDNNATSTLTALPVTDIKVEKTANQTTVNYLDTVKFTITVTNIGPDDSTGVTVVDLLPPGLELVSATTSLGIYTPINGGVWIIGSLAKDASATLEITARL, encoded by the coding sequence GTGAAAAATATTAGAAAACTAGCAATCATAGTATCACTGCTTCTCATTTTTTTAGCTATTGGAACAGCCTCTGCAGCAGATGATACACCAAACACCTTCATCAATGGGACAGTAACCTGCTGCAACAGTACAGAACCCATCCAGGGAGCCACAGTAGATGTGAAATCCCCCACAGGGTCGAGCATAGCATCAAATATAACAGGCCCAGATGGAACATATAACATATCATTCTACTCAGAAGACAACACACTAATAGTTTCCGCAATAGCACCAGGACATATAATACCCACAGAAACTATAAACCTGGATGAAACCCGCTCAGCCGAAGTAAACTTCAAACTTGGAACACTCACACTAACAAAAGGATCCTGGGACACAATAGGCCTCGACCACAATAACCCGGGGACAGGCCCAAACCAATACCTTATACAAGTACGCATTACCAATAATGCCCTTACAACAGCCACAAATGTAACAGCCAACCTCACATGGACAACCACCAACTTATACATAGACCTTGCACCAGGTGAAACCCCAATAAAAAACCTTGGAGACATACTAGCCGGTGCAACCGTAGACGTATTCTACCTCATAGAGATACAAAGAACCAGCCTAGCATATGGAGCTTCAAGAAATTACACTGTGACAGCCGCCGGTACAAACACAGGGACACCAGACACAATAACAGGCACACTATATGTGGAAGGATTAATGTCACAAAACCGTAATAGGATAATCAGCATAACAGCCAGCAACAACACCCCAGCAATAGGCGACATAATAGCCATAACAATGACATCAGCCACAGCCTCACGATATGATATTGTTAACCTGCCACTGGCATATGATCCAAGGATACTACAGCCACTAAACGTTACAACAACCTACGGGACGAACACAAACAATAACATACGCCTCGACAGCCCAGGAAAAACCAATTTCGTCTCAGTATGGTACTTCAAAGTCATAGGGACTGGGACAACACAATTATATGGTATTATAACAGACCAAAGCGGCCAAAGCTTCCACTACAACGCAGACTACGGCACAAACGTAACAATAACAGCAGAGGAGCTCGCAGACCTCGGCATAATAAAAGTTGTAAACAACACAGCACCTAACCTCAACGAACTCGTAAACTTCACCATAACAATAACCAATTACGGACCCAACAATGCAACAGGAGTCATCGTAGAGGACCTACTACCAACCGGACTACTATTCCAGACAGCCACAGCATCCAAAGGAACATACACTCCAGCCAACGGTACCTGGAATGTGGGCACACTCAACTACCTTGAAACAGCAACACTAAACATCATAGCACGCATCACCCAGACAGGAACCATTATCAACAGGGCGAATGTTACAAGCGACATCACAGACCCCAACCCAGTAAATAACAATGCAACAGCAACCCTAAATTCCCCACCAGCATCCGACCTGGCCATCGCAAAGACAGTGGACAAAACAGAACCATACATAGGAGAAAACATACTCTACACAATAACAGTATACAATGCAGGCCCAGATAACAACACTGGCGTTGTAGTCACAGACCTAATGCCAGCTGGCCTCCAATTTTTAAGCTACACCGCATCACATGGAACCTATGATAACAACACTGACACATGGACCATAGGCAATCTCCAAGCATTCGAAACAGCAACACTAAACATCCTCGTCAGAGCAACCACCTCAGGCACATTCTTAAACAGAGCCTCTGTCACAGGCGACGCATACGACCCATTCACAGGAGACAATAACGCAACCTCCACACTAACAGCACTACCAGTAACAGACATAAAAGTTGAAAAGACAGCTAACCAGACAACAGTAAACTATCTGGATACTGTCAAATTCACAATAACAGTCACAAACATAGGACCAGACGACTCCACCGGAGTCACAGTCGTCGACCTACTACCACCAGGTCTTGAACTAGTATCAGCAACAACATCTCTCGGAATCTACACACCAATAAATGGTGGTGTATGGATAATCGGAAGCTTAGCCAAGGATGCGAGCGCAACATTAGAGATCACAGCAAGGTTGTAA
- a CDS encoding DUF2085 domain-containing protein — MRGHYFTLCARCTGIYTGDMICFILFKALPP; from the coding sequence ATAAGGGGGCATTATTTCACTCTCTGTGCACGGTGCACCGGCATATACACAGGGGATATGATATGCTTCATTCTTTTTAAGGCTCTTCCACCCTGA
- a CDS encoding phosphoglycolate phosphatase, whose translation MKAIAVDIDGTITDPTRKLSIPALKALRKSESLGVPVILVTGNILCFTRAASVLIGTSGGLVAENGGVIYSNEKVKVLGDIKKAEKAYEHLRSLYPVEKVQFSEFRVSEIAIWRTVPKDVIKEALRDFDIEVYDTKFAIHLTDPRVNKGSSLKLVAEDMGIKTDDIIAIGDSENDIDFLKVAGLKVAVANADPQLKKMADYVTTKKYGDGVAEALEKLIFRGGEIV comes from the coding sequence ATGAAGGCAATTGCCGTAGACATTGATGGTACTATAACCGACCCAACAAGGAAATTGAGCATACCCGCCCTTAAAGCGTTGAGGAAATCCGAATCCCTTGGAGTGCCCGTTATACTCGTCACTGGGAACATCCTATGCTTCACCAGGGCAGCCTCTGTACTTATAGGAACCTCAGGGGGTCTTGTAGCCGAAAATGGTGGTGTAATATACTCCAATGAGAAAGTGAAGGTACTGGGTGATATTAAAAAGGCCGAAAAGGCATATGAACACCTCAGGAGCTTGTATCCTGTGGAGAAGGTTCAATTTTCAGAGTTCAGAGTCTCTGAGATAGCCATATGGCGGACAGTACCAAAGGATGTTATAAAAGAAGCCCTAAGGGATTTTGACATTGAAGTATATGATACAAAATTCGCAATCCACCTCACAGATCCACGCGTCAATAAAGGCTCATCCCTCAAACTAGTCGCAGAAGACATGGGAATCAAAACAGATGACATAATAGCAATAGGAGATAGTGAAAACGACATCGACTTCCTCAAAGTAGCCGGTTTAAAAGTTGCAGTCGCGAATGCAGACCCCCAACTCAAAAAAATGGCAGATTACGTGACAACCAAAAAATATGGTGACGGAGTAGCAGAAGCACTTGAAAAACTCATATTCCGGGGGGGAGAGATTGTATAA
- the pscS gene encoding O-phospho-L-seryl-tRNA:Cys-tRNA synthase: MECDDYGLTRTLERENLNLNPLQRGGVLPAEAREALYEFSDGYSICDYCEGRLDQIKKPDINRFLDDLADFINIDLVRTVHGAREGKFAVMHALCNKGDTIIVDGNAHYTTHLAAERNHLKIIETPNNGHPTFEIKPETYKQTLEDAIDKTEIKLAVLTHVDGDYGNLTNAKAIASTCKKLGVPLLLNCAYSMGRMPIDAKDIGADFIVGSGHKSMAASGPIGVLGMTSEWEDTVLKRSERHEKKEIEMLGCTSRGAPIATLMASFPHVKERVQRWDEEVKKTRHFVKEMEKLGEIIQLGVKPKEHDLVRFETPIFDNIARSHPRRGFFLYEELKRRRIVGIKRGQTRWFKCSVYSMTMEQIEYIINTFKDIIKKYQP; encoded by the coding sequence ATGGAATGTGACGATTACGGGCTTACAAGAACCCTTGAAAGGGAAAATCTAAACTTAAACCCCCTACAAAGGGGGGGTGTCCTCCCAGCAGAGGCCCGTGAAGCACTCTACGAATTTTCAGACGGTTACAGCATATGCGATTATTGTGAAGGACGACTAGACCAGATAAAAAAACCAGACATCAACAGATTCCTCGACGACCTAGCAGATTTCATAAACATTGACCTTGTAAGAACAGTCCATGGTGCGAGAGAGGGAAAATTCGCAGTAATGCACGCCCTCTGCAACAAGGGAGACACAATAATAGTAGACGGGAACGCACACTATACCACACACCTAGCAGCCGAAAGAAACCACCTCAAAATCATCGAAACACCAAACAATGGACACCCAACATTTGAAATAAAACCAGAAACCTACAAACAAACATTAGAGGATGCCATCGACAAGACCGAGATCAAACTAGCAGTCTTAACACACGTCGATGGAGACTACGGAAACCTCACAAACGCAAAGGCCATAGCATCCACCTGCAAAAAACTAGGCGTCCCACTACTACTAAACTGCGCATACTCCATGGGTCGAATGCCAATAGACGCCAAGGATATAGGGGCCGATTTCATCGTTGGCAGCGGACACAAGAGCATGGCAGCCTCCGGGCCCATAGGAGTCCTTGGGATGACCAGCGAATGGGAAGACACCGTACTTAAAAGATCCGAACGCCACGAAAAAAAGGAAATAGAAATGCTAGGGTGTACAAGTAGGGGCGCTCCAATCGCAACACTCATGGCATCATTCCCACACGTGAAAGAGAGAGTCCAAAGATGGGATGAAGAAGTTAAAAAAACAAGACACTTCGTAAAAGAAATGGAAAAACTGGGTGAAATAATACAATTAGGGGTTAAACCGAAAGAACACGACCTGGTAAGATTCGAAACACCCATATTTGATAATATAGCACGTTCACATCCAAGGAGGGGATTCTTCCTATATGAGGAGCTTAAAAGGAGGAGGATAGTTGGTATAAAGAGGGGTCAGACACGATGGTTCAAATGCAGCGTATATTCCATGACCATGGAACAGATAGAATACATAATCAACACCTTCAAGGACATCATAAAAAAATACCAGCCCTAG
- a CDS encoding nuclease domain-containing protein has translation MLEDITSERVDPREIFDIRDWKVNIRKGNSILSFRMGEDRILLSYNGRFGRSTRCRSYSLPFKPDYSILVDVGECTYFIHLDAKYRSTVKVEDFYEDIDIRDSWEELEKDYKDGDVYKMHTYKDAILHSRGAYILYPGSREVVFHENGEHEIPSVGAFPLNPAGSEDEERRLRNFLEAVIRSLMER, from the coding sequence ATCCTTGAAGATATAACAAGTGAGAGGGTGGATCCACGTGAAATATTCGATATAAGGGACTGGAAGGTCAATATAAGGAAGGGTAATTCCATATTAAGTTTCAGGATGGGTGAAGATAGGATCCTTCTCTCATATAATGGCAGGTTCGGCAGGAGCACAAGGTGCAGGTCCTATTCCCTACCATTCAAACCAGACTATTCAATACTCGTGGATGTGGGTGAGTGCACCTACTTTATACACCTTGATGCCAAGTACCGTTCCACCGTGAAGGTAGAGGACTTCTATGAGGACATTGACATCAGGGACTCCTGGGAGGAACTTGAGAAGGACTACAAGGATGGTGATGTCTACAAGATGCACACCTACAAGGATGCCATACTACACAGCAGGGGGGCCTACATACTCTACCCCGGCTCAAGGGAGGTTGTATTCCATGAGAATGGTGAACATGAGATCCCATCTGTGGGTGCCTTCCCACTGAACCCTGCAGGGAGTGAAGATGAAGAGAGGAGGCTTAGAAATTTCCTTGAAGCTGTCATAAGAAGCTTAATGGAACGTTGA
- the rpsJ gene encoding 30S ribosomal protein S10 codes for MQKARIKLTGTDPKKLEYVCEQIKKIAERTGVDISGPIPLPTKRLIVPTRKSPDGEGTATWEKWEMRIHKRLVGIEADERAMRQIMKVNVPDNVSIEIELKG; via the coding sequence ATGCAGAAGGCACGGATCAAACTCACAGGAACCGACCCGAAAAAATTGGAATACGTCTGTGAACAGATAAAGAAGATAGCAGAGAGAACTGGAGTTGACATATCAGGTCCCATACCCCTCCCCACCAAGAGACTCATAGTACCAACCCGCAAATCTCCAGATGGTGAGGGAACCGCTACCTGGGAAAAGTGGGAGATGAGAATCCATAAGAGGCTTGTGGGGATAGAAGCCGATGAAAGGGCCATGCGCCAGATTATGAAGGTGAATGTACCAGATAATGTTAGTATAGAAATAGAACTTAAGGGCTGA
- a CDS encoding GyrI-like domain-containing protein — translation MIKTKMVPDELIAVISYTGCFKRTSKLLRELEEWLKANNAKIGGSGFVIFYTGPLKEEGRYDVGFPLEEEVEGDDRVNIVRIPGHRVLYTFYEGSGRRAAYESLIGFVEENNIDVIGSPREVYHGDAVEIQFPII, via the coding sequence ATGATAAAAACTAAAATGGTACCTGATGAGCTTATAGCTGTTATAAGTTATACTGGCTGTTTTAAGAGGACCAGTAAGCTGCTCAGGGAACTTGAGGAATGGCTTAAGGCGAATAATGCCAAGATTGGGGGTTCTGGTTTTGTGATATTCTATACTGGCCCCCTTAAAGAGGAGGGAAGATATGATGTGGGGTTCCCCTTGGAGGAGGAGGTTGAGGGTGATGATCGTGTGAATATTGTGAGGATCCCTGGGCATAGGGTTTTATACACATTCTATGAGGGTTCTGGGAGGAGGGCTGCCTATGAGTCCCTTATAGGCTTTGTTGAGGAGAATAATATAGATGTTATAGGCTCGCCCAGGGAGGTTTATCATGGGGATGCTGTGGAGATACAGTTTCCTATAATCTAG
- a CDS encoding DUF11 domain-containing protein, whose product MDNRKLSQGCERNIRDHSKVVTSNTTLTNIASVTKTNEFDNNTENDHANVTISVPAAADLTISKTANQTTVNYLDTVKFTITVENLGPDTATGVIVEDLLPAGFEWISDSSNGSYDPLSGIWTVGELANGTMATLEVIAKVMVSDVTITNVATVTSDIYDPNLDNNRDSVTIKVSKKPTPKPPKPPKPGEVPMQPTGTPLSLMVFAVLSIIAGFATSRKI is encoded by the coding sequence ATGGATAATCGGAAGCTTAGCCAAGGATGCGAGCGCAACATTAGAGATCACAGCAAGGTTGTAACATCTAACACAACACTAACCAACATAGCCAGTGTAACAAAGACCAATGAATTCGACAACAACACAGAAAACGATCATGCCAACGTCACTATAAGTGTGCCAGCGGCAGCAGATCTCACGATCAGTAAGACAGCTAACCAGACAACAGTAAACTATCTGGATACTGTCAAATTCACAATAACAGTAGAGAACCTTGGACCAGACACTGCAACCGGGGTCATTGTAGAGGACTTGCTACCAGCAGGATTTGAATGGATCTCTGACAGTTCAAATGGTTCATACGATCCACTTTCTGGTATCTGGACTGTGGGAGAACTTGCAAACGGAACCATGGCAACATTAGAGGTCATAGCAAAGGTCATGGTATCTGATGTGACTATAACAAATGTAGCTACTGTTACAAGCGACATATACGATCCAAATCTTGACAACAACAGAGACTCCGTGACGATAAAAGTGTCCAAAAAGCCAACACCAAAACCGCCAAAACCACCAAAGCCTGGTGAAGTTCCAATGCAGCCAACAGGAACGCCATTATCCTTAATGGTATTCGCGGTCCTGTCAATTATCGCTGGATTCGCAACTTCAAGAAAAATATAA
- a CDS encoding radical SAM protein, which translates to MLEDYHLIRENKKLARFKIAASIKAKDVPTDRLWDEHERIRRKFKEYYKKQTTGPCETSFLDLKIKIADNIFRSCHFCERRCHVNRRKEPGYCGVLEARIASEFLHFGEEAPLVPSHTIFFSGCTFHCVFCQNWDISQNPQGGVHIKPEKLANIIDKKRLRGSFNVNFVGGDPTPNLNYILKVISKCKENIPIIWNSNFYMSKEAMNLLDGITDLYLTDFKFGNNKCAKKLADADNYWEIATRNHLLAKKSANMIIRHLILPGHIECCTIPILSWIADKLGKDTPINIMGQYRPVYHALEYPGIDRYPTREEIHQAREYARELGLTTLL; encoded by the coding sequence ATGCTAGAAGATTATCATCTTATAAGAGAAAATAAAAAACTTGCACGATTTAAAATAGCAGCATCCATAAAAGCCAAAGACGTGCCAACAGACAGACTATGGGACGAACACGAAAGAATCCGGAGAAAATTCAAAGAATACTACAAAAAACAGACAACAGGCCCCTGTGAAACATCATTCCTAGATTTAAAGATAAAAATAGCCGATAACATATTCAGATCATGCCACTTCTGTGAAAGACGCTGCCATGTTAACCGCAGAAAAGAACCAGGATACTGTGGCGTACTAGAAGCCAGGATAGCATCAGAATTTTTACATTTTGGAGAAGAGGCGCCCCTCGTCCCAAGTCATACAATATTCTTTTCAGGTTGCACATTCCACTGCGTATTCTGTCAAAACTGGGACATATCCCAAAACCCACAAGGGGGCGTCCACATAAAACCGGAAAAACTTGCAAATATAATAGATAAAAAAAGACTAAGAGGATCATTCAACGTCAACTTCGTAGGGGGCGACCCCACACCCAACCTCAACTACATCCTAAAAGTCATATCAAAATGCAAAGAAAACATCCCCATAATATGGAACAGCAACTTCTACATGTCAAAGGAAGCCATGAACCTACTAGACGGCATCACAGACCTATACCTGACAGATTTCAAATTCGGGAACAACAAATGCGCCAAGAAACTAGCAGATGCGGACAACTACTGGGAAATAGCCACAAGGAACCACCTACTAGCCAAAAAATCAGCCAATATGATAATAAGACACCTAATACTCCCAGGACACATCGAATGTTGCACAATACCCATACTATCATGGATAGCCGACAAACTAGGCAAAGACACGCCAATCAATATAATGGGACAATACAGGCCAGTATACCATGCCCTAGAATACCCAGGAATAGACAGATATCCCACAAGAGAAGAAATCCACCAGGCAAGAGAATATGCAAGGGAACTAGGCCTCACCACCCTACTATAG
- a CDS encoding NTPase → MKLNIIITGKPGTGKTTLIKRIKNHLEEKGARIGGIFTPEIREGKKRTGFEIIDIMTGERGILAKRGAPGPRVGSYGVNLETIKKVGTPGIERAIRSADYIIIDEVAPMELKDPQFMIKVEEALSSDKTVIAAFHRRLIQNIKDRGDVQIFEINPKNREIIYKKLKSIIGGE, encoded by the coding sequence ATGAAATTGAATATCATAATAACAGGAAAACCAGGAACCGGTAAAACAACACTAATCAAGAGGATAAAAAATCACCTGGAAGAGAAAGGGGCTAGGATAGGTGGAATATTCACACCAGAGATAAGAGAAGGCAAAAAAAGGACCGGATTCGAGATAATAGATATAATGACCGGTGAAAGGGGTATACTAGCGAAAAGAGGAGCCCCAGGGCCGAGAGTAGGATCATATGGTGTTAACCTTGAAACGATCAAAAAAGTGGGCACACCAGGCATAGAAAGGGCCATAAGATCCGCAGATTATATCATAATAGATGAGGTCGCGCCAATGGAACTTAAAGACCCCCAATTCATGATTAAAGTAGAAGAAGCCCTCTCAAGCGACAAAACCGTGATAGCGGCCTTCCACAGGAGACTAATCCAGAACATAAAGGATAGGGGAGACGTGCAAATATTCGAAATCAACCCAAAAAACCGTGAAATAATATACAAGAAACTAAAGAGTATAATAGGGGGAGAATAA
- the hypD gene encoding hydrogenase formation protein HypD codes for MKELSRRIVSRINRISQPVKIMHVCGSHEHTIMQHGIRSLLPGEVEVVAGPGCPVCCVPAREIDECVELARQGVTITTFGDMLRVPGSYGSLADAKAEGADVRIVYGVNNAVEIARNLDREVVFMAAGFETTAPTTASALLADPPENFSVLSCHRLIPPALKFLIESGEVNLDGLIEPGHVSTIIGTRPYILFSEDYGIPQVIAGFNPIDVLLAVYMILRQIKNGEAKVENEYRRVVREEGNLKAQEVMKEVFYVTSREWRGFPEIPDSVYEIRDEFSNFNAREKFDIELGDVIECPTGCICGAVLRGVARPEDCSLFRSECTPTNPVGACMVSREGTCNIAYRYSSF; via the coding sequence ATGAAGGAACTTTCAAGGAGGATAGTATCACGGATAAACCGTATTTCACAGCCAGTTAAGATAATGCATGTCTGCGGATCCCATGAACATACAATAATGCAACATGGTATAAGATCCCTTCTACCAGGTGAGGTTGAAGTTGTCGCAGGACCCGGATGCCCAGTATGTTGCGTTCCTGCAAGGGAAATTGATGAATGCGTGGAACTTGCAAGACAAGGCGTTACCATCACAACATTCGGGGACATGCTCCGCGTCCCCGGATCTTATGGGTCTCTTGCTGATGCAAAGGCTGAAGGGGCTGATGTTAGAATAGTCTATGGTGTGAACAACGCCGTTGAGATCGCGAGGAACCTCGACCGTGAGGTTGTTTTCATGGCAGCAGGTTTTGAGACAACAGCACCCACAACAGCCTCAGCCCTCCTGGCAGATCCGCCAGAAAACTTTTCAGTTCTTTCATGTCACCGTCTCATACCCCCAGCCCTAAAATTCCTCATAGAATCCGGGGAAGTGAACCTGGACGGTCTTATAGAACCGGGACACGTCTCAACCATAATAGGTACGAGGCCCTATATCCTATTTTCAGAGGATTATGGGATACCCCAGGTTATAGCAGGTTTCAACCCCATCGATGTTCTCCTAGCCGTTTATATGATACTTCGCCAGATTAAAAATGGGGAGGCTAAAGTTGAAAATGAGTATAGGAGGGTTGTCAGGGAAGAGGGTAACCTTAAAGCCCAAGAGGTTATGAAAGAAGTTTTCTATGTTACTAGTAGGGAATGGAGGGGCTTTCCCGAGATCCCAGATTCTGTATATGAGATAAGGGATGAATTCTCAAATTTTAATGCTAGGGAAAAATTCGATATCGAATTAGGGGATGTGATTGAATGTCCAACAGGTTGCATCTGCGGCGCCGTACTAAGAGGTGTTGCAAGGCCTGAGGATTGTTCACTTTTCAGGAGCGAGTGCACACCAACTAACCCTGTTGGTGCATGTATGGTCTCAAGGGAAGGAACCTGTAATATCGCATATCGTTATAGTTCATTTTGA